The Bacteroidales bacterium genome window below encodes:
- a CDS encoding YjbQ family protein, with protein MKSYRKELWFETKSRREYINITRKVEECLSESGINEGLVLVNAMHITASVFINDDEAGLHHDFEVWLEKLAPEKPYAQYKHNGYEDNADAHLKRSIMGREVVVAITDGQLDLGPWEQIFYGEFDGKRRKRVLVKIIGE; from the coding sequence ATGAAAAGTTACCGTAAAGAGCTTTGGTTCGAAACCAAAAGTAGGCGTGAATATATAAACATTACCCGCAAGGTTGAGGAATGCCTGTCTGAAAGCGGCATCAATGAGGGCTTGGTGCTGGTAAACGCCATGCACATTACCGCCAGCGTATTTATAAACGATGATGAGGCAGGTTTGCATCATGACTTTGAAGTTTGGCTCGAAAAGCTAGCTCCCGAAAAGCCATACGCACAGTATAAGCACAACGGCTACGAAGATAATGCCGATGCTCATCTTAAACGCAGCATTATGGGACGCGAAGTTGTTGTGGCAATAACCGACGGACAGCTCGATTTAGGTCCATGGGAACAAATTTTTTATGGTGAGTTCGATGGCAAAAGGCGTAAGCGGGTTTTGGTTAAAATAATTGGTGAATAG